AGATAGGTTGTCGGTTCATCAAGCAGGATGATATCTGTGTCCTGCGCCAATGTCATTGCAATCCACGCACGCTGGCGCTGTCCCCCTGACAATGAATCGACTGTGCGGTCCTTCAGGTGGTCAATGCCCGTTGCCTTCAAAGCATTTTCCACACTTTTTTCATCCTCTTCCGACCATTGCTTCAGCCACGTCTGGTAAGGATATCTGCCTTGTTTTACAAGCTGCATGACTGTCAGTCCTTCCGGTGCTGTGGGAGACTGGGGAAGGATCGCCATTTTTCGGGCAACTTCCTTGGTCGACAGTTTGGAGATTGCCTCCCCTTCCAAAAGGATCGCTCCTGCCTGTGGCTTTAGCAGCCTGGCGATCGAGCGCAGCAAGGTTGATTTTCCACAGCCGTTTCCTCCGATGAAAACGGTGATTTCCCCTTTCGGAATTTCGATATCTAATTCATTTATGATAATGGAATCTCCATAGGATAGCGTCAGTTTTTCCGTTTCAATAGCCTGGATCATGTCGATTCCCCTTTCTGTCAGGTTTAAGAATTTCTTGTTTTATATAGCAGATAGATAAAATACGGTGCGCCGATCCCGGCAGTGAATACTCCTGCAGGGACCTCTAATGGCGAAAACATCGTACGTCCGATCAAATCGGCGAGCATGACCAAGATACCGCCAATAAGAGCTGATACAGGCAATAGTGCACCGAATGCAGAGCCGACAAGCCTTCTTGCCATATGTGGTGCCATCAGGCCAACGAAACCGATTCCTCCGGCAAAAGCGACCGAACTGGCGATCAGTGCCGTGCTGACAAGCAGCAGCACAAAACGCTGCCTCTGGACATGCCCTCCCACGCCTGTGGCTATATCTTCCCCAAGTTCCTGTACATTGACATTCCTTGCAAAAATAAAAGCGATCAACAGCATGATGACGGTCCATGGCACAAGCACGGCGACATTGCTCCAGGTGGATCCATACACAGTTCCTGTAATCCAGATATTCGCCTGGCTTGCACGGTAGATCGGACCCATGATCATCATCAGTGTCGTCAAGGCCTGCATCATCGCGGAAATCCCGATACCAATCAATACAAGTCTTACTGGTGAAACACCATTTTTCCAGGAAAGAAAATAAACCAGGAACGCTACAATGGAAGCACCCGCAAAAGCTGCTACTGGCATCCATTCTATGCTTACTGTCAGTGCATTATTATCCCCGCTGAAAACGGCGAGAAATCCGACAACTGCCACTGCAGCACCACCGGTAATTCCAAGAATGTCAGGTGAAGCAAGCGGATTCCTGATCATTCCCTGTAGGATTCCTCCGGCTACAGCCAAGCTGATGCCCACCATCAGAGCCACGATGATTCTCGGTAAGCGGAAGGATTGCACAACCAATCTCTCCATATCGCTTCCTCCGCCAAAAAACACCGAAATGACGCTCAATGGGCTTATCGCCATATCGCCCATGCCGGTACTGATGACAAGCACGGCCACTGCCAAAATCAGCAGACCGAAAAGGATTCCGGCTGCCTTTTTATCTATCAAGAAAGATACTTTATCTTTAAAAATCCTGAGAGTCCTATACTGGCTCATTTTCCGTTGAACCCCTTTCTCGCTATATAAATGAAAAATGGAGTCCCGATCATAGCGGTCATGACACCAACAGGAATTTCCTGCGGCATCAGTACGTATCGGGCAGCGATATCTGCCGCCAGCAGCAGCATACCTCCAAAAATTGCCGAGAAAGGGATCACCCAGCGGTGGTCAATGCCGACAACCGCCCTGGTCAGATGAGGAATGACAATGCCAATAAATCCAATTGGTCCGGCTACAGCCACGGCACCACCAGATAAAAGGACGATGATGATGCCAGCGCCGAGCTTTACAAAACCTGTGTTCAAACCGAGGCCTTTCGCTACATCCTCCCCCATGGACAGCACGTTCATTTTCGAAGAAATCAAGAGTGCTGCCAGCCATCCAAACGCTAAATATGGGAGAACACTGCCGAGCGTTTCCAGCTTGCGCCCCTGTACCGATCCTGCGAGCCAGTAGAGTACCTGCTCGAGTGCCGCCTCATCCAGGACAAGCAATCCCTGGGTGAAAGATGAAAACATCGCTGTCATTGCTGCACCAGCGAGGGTCAATTTCATCGGAGTCAATCCTTCACGGCCTGCAGACCCTATTACATAAACGCTGACTGCTGCCAGAGCTGCACCAAGGAAGGAGATCCACGCAAACGCCTGGAGGCTGCCAACCGAAAAAACGGTCACAGCAACCACTACAGCAAATCCAGCTCCGGCATTCACGCCAAAAATCCCTGGAGAAGCGAGAGGGTTTTTCGTTAACGTTTGCATCAGGACACCAGCAATCGCCAGGCTCGCACCGACAGCAGCCGCAATCAACGCACGCGGAAGCCGGACTGATTGAATGATGATATGTTCGCTTGATCCATCATAATTGGTGAATGCATTAAATGCTGTCCCCCAAGATGTATCCGTATAACCGTAAACGATACTTGCACATATTAAAAACAAATTGAAGAAGATGGCCGCCATTAATCCAATCCATCTTTGGCCGTTGGTTTTCAGGAGCATTTCGATTACCTTTCTTTCTGCCAGGAATACTGTTAACCATTCTTTCATTAGCATTGATCACAGTTGATAAAAGTATTTTTAAAAAGTTGTTTATGTTGTTAATTAAACTTTACGTGAAAAAAGGGTTCTTTTCACCAGTTCGACTTACATGTTCACAAAATCGTCAATGATGATGAAAATCATTATCAATTAGTGTTGACAATGTCCTCACTTGCATTTTATCATAAGGATGCAGTAATTGAAAACGATTATCAATAACAATCTAGGAGGAAATACATATGAAAGTTTCAAAACACTTGCTGGCTCTTATCAGCATCTTCACCATCCTGCTTTTGGCAGCATGCGGCAGCAACGAAGAGGATGCAAAGAATACAGCAGAAGCACCAAAGGAAAAAGAAGAAGGCTACACAGTGGGACACGCAATGGGTGAAACCACTTTGGAAAAGACTCCAGAAAAGGTCGTCATCCTGACAAATGAAGGTACAGAAGCACTTCTTGCGCTTGGTGTCACTCCAGTCGGTGCCGTACAGTCATGGACAGGAGACCCTTGGTATGACCATATCGCTGATGATATGAAGGATGTAGAAGTCGTCGGTGTCGAGAGCCAGGTTAATGTAGAAGCTATTGCCGCGCTTCAGCCAGACTTGATCATCGGAAATAAAATGCGCCAGGAAGATATTTATGAACAGCTTAAAGCAATCGCACCAACTGTTTTCGCTGAGGACCTTCGCGGTAACTGGAAGAACAACTTCGAGCTTTATGCAAAAGCTGTAAACAAAGAGGAAAAAGGCAAAGAAGTACTCGCTGCTTATGACCAGCGAATTGAAGACTTGAAAGAAAAACTTGGAGACAAAATCAATACGGAAGTATCCATGGTCCGCTTCATGGCCGGTGACGTCCGTATTTACCATAAGGATTCATTCTCAGGCGTTATCCTTGAACAGATTGGCCTTGCTCGTCCAGAAAGCCAGGATCAAGAAGACTTTGCTGAAAAAGGTGTAACAAAAGAAAGAATCCCGGCAATGGACGGAGATATCCTATTCTACTTCACATATGATGAAGGCGACGGCAAAGCAACAGAGGTTGAAAAGGAATGGATCGAGGATCCGTTATTCCAAAACCTTGAGGTAGCGAAAAAAGGTGAAGTCCACAAAGTGGATGACGCCATCTGGAATACAGCAGGCGGCGTTTTGGCAGCCAACTTGATGCTCGATGATCTCGAAAAACATATGTTGAAATAAAATCCCCCCAAGATTTTATTTGACTAATCCCCCACCCCTATATATAGAAACCAGGAAGAGGGTGTCCCAAAAGTATAAACTTTTGGGCACCCTCTTTATTTTTGAGACTACTTGTAAAAATGGTCCGTTGATTTCCGTTCCAGGCGCTTCGCTTTCCGCGGGGCTGGCGCTGAGCCTCCTCATCGCTTCGCTCTTGCGGGGTCTCACCTGACCAGCTGCGCCCGCAGGAGTCTACGCGCCTTCCACTCCAATCAACTCAGGTTTCTAAATTCATTTTTTGTGCAAAAAAATACAAGAAAAACCTCTTTTGTTATAATTAAGTCACCACAACCAACTATACAAAAGGAGAGATTTTCTTGTATAAAAATTATAACACAAACCAATTGACCCTTCCAATGGACATTCAAGTTTTGATTCCTCAACAGCACCTTGTTCGATTGATTGATTTTGCCGTCGACCAGATGAACCCCAATATCTTTCTCTCTCTTTATCCTGGTGGAGGACGGCCGCCTTACCATCCTCAAATGATGTTAAAAGTCATTCTTTATGCATATGCCAACCGTATTTATTCCTCTCGACAAATCGCGAAACAGCTAACAGAGAATATTATGTTCATGTGGCTCTCCGGCGAACAGAAGCCTGATTTTCGTACCATCAACCGTTTCCGTTCCGAACGCATGAAAGATGTCATCTATGAGACGTTCTTTTCCATAGTCGACCTCCTTCGGGAGGAAGGACTTGTGAAGCTAGAAGACTATTTCCTGGATGGGACCAAATTGGAGGCAAACGCCAACAAGTATACTTTTGTTTGGAAGAAGTCCACTGAAAAATACGATAAAAAGTTGGACGAGAAATTCCGCCAGATTGTCTTTGGGATTGAACAAATCACCAAAGAAGATGAAGAAGCAGAAAGGGAACAAGATTTTCAGGAAAAGCTCGAAGAGACACCCATCTCTTCTGCAAAAATTGAAGAAACCATTAAAAAGCTGGAAGAGAGACTGGAACAGGATCCAAAAAACAAACCTTTAAAGAAGGCAAAGCGCCAACTGGAAAAAGACCTTCTACCTCGAAAGCAGAAGTATGAACTTCAGAAACAGACTTTTGGAGAGAGAAACAGCTTTTCTAAGACGGATACCGATGCCACTTTTATGCGAATGAAAGAGGACCACATGATGAACGGGCAGTTAAAGCCTGGATATAATGTTCAGATTGGAACAGAAAATCAGTTCATCACCAACTTCAGCCTCCATCAACGGGCTGGAGATCCTGGATGCATGATTCCCCATCTTGAACTTTTGGAAAAACATAACCGCCCGAAGCCAAAGGCCGTTATTGCCGACTCTGGTTATGGAAGCGAAGAGAACTATGCACATTGTGAAGAACAGGAAATAGAAGCGTACATTAAATACAATACTTTTGACAAGGAACAGACAAAGGCATGGAAGGAACAAATTGGCCGAGTTGAAAATATGGAGTATGACGAAGAGCTAGATGAATGGATTTGTGCAAACGGAAAACGCCTGGTTTTCCAGTATGAGAGTCAAAGAAAGTCCGACAACGGTTACGATTCCGTGAAGCGCACGTACCGCTGTACCGATTGTATGAACTGTCCATTCCAAACAACCTGTGCCAAAGACAAAGATACAAAGACCGTACAGGTCTCAGTGAAAAACCAACAACAACGAAAAGAAGTTCGGGAACGATTGGCTGCGGAAGAAGGAAGCCAAAGATACAGGCAGAGAAAAATAGATGTCGAGCCAGTATTTGGGCAGATTAAACACAATCGAGGGTTTAAAAGATTTGGGTTAAGAGGCCTCTCCAAAAATACCACGGATTGGGGTCTTATTTGCGCTGCACACAATCTTTTGAAGTGGGCAGCCAACAAGGAAAGCGAACAAAAATTAGGGTAACTAAGGGGAGGAATATCCCTCTTTCCCTTATAAATCCATCAAATCCAAACCCATAAATTGGATAAAAAGTAAAAGAGGCGACTCTCAGGTCGAATTTATTCAACCTTTTGAGTCAGCCTCTTTTGTTATTTTTATTGACTGAAGGGGAAACGATAACAAATTTTACAAAAAGAGTCTTCATAATCCTCCCAATTTCGGAAATGATAAACGTAAATCAAGATTGGCGGAGATTGCAATGAAGAAGCTATTCAAGAAAAAGTTGATGGAAGACATTGAAAAAGAAGCTGCTAAACAGGATACGGAAGGCCAAAAGCCTGATCAATATTTAAATGACCACGAGTGGGAAAATACTCTTTTCAAATCTCACGATTACAAAAAGACTTTTTATGTCAATCAGAAGACGGAAAAAAAATTCTGCTTTTCATTCATGTCGACTCTTGTAGATGAAAGCATTCTCCAAAATAATGCTCTCCCCTACTTGCTTGAGGGCGAATTTAATACCATTGAAGACGTCAAAAAGCTTATACCGATAGCGGATGTCCAGGTTTCGGCGAAAAATGAGGATATAGAAATTAAACTCTTTAATGGGTATGTACTTCTAACGCTTGAGAATGAAGAGAAATATTTCGCCTTCATCGCGGCGCAAAAAGAAGTAGTTAGGACAGTTGCCCAGCCTGAAGTAGAATTCAGTGTAATCGGCCCAAAGGAATCATTTGTTGAGTCACTGGATCAAAACCTTAATATGATTCGAAAAAGGGTTCCAGTAAAAGAGTTGATTATTGAAAACTATACGGTGGGCTCGATATCAAAATCTGGTGTCGCCATTTTATATATGGAGGGCATCACCAACAAAGATAATGTCAATACGGTTATCCAGCGCGTGAAAGACATTGAATTCGATGAAATCACAGATAGTTCTTATATTGTCCAGCTGATTTCCGATAACCAGAATTCTCCCTTTCCACAGCTTCTGGATACTGAAAGGCCGGATAGGATCGCGGCCATCCTTGCAGAGGGAAAAGTCGCCATCCTTGTCGACGGTTCGCCGCACGCATTGATCGGGCCAACGACTTTGGTGGAATTCTTCGGCTCTTTCGAAGACTACTTCCTGAATTATTTATTGTCTTCTTTTTTCCGGCTGATCCGTTTATTCGCCGTTGCGTTCTCGATCCTGATCACACCGATTTATGTAGCAGCCTTGTCCTATCATTATGAGTTGATCCCAAAGGACCTGCTAAGCACATTGATTACATCAAGAAGGGAAATACCGCTCCCTCCTATACTTGAAGCATTATTCCTTGAGCTGACAATCGAGCTATTGCGTGAGGCCGGGGCCCGCCTGCCTACCAAGGTCGGCCAGACGATCGGTATCGTGGGCGGAATCGTAATCGGGACCGCTTCCGTTGAAGCAGGTCTGACGAGTAATGTCCTCCTGATCATTGTCGCACTGGCAGCGCTGGCGTCTTTCACTACACCAGTGTATCGAATGGGCAACACTATCAGGCTGCTACGATTCCCATTCCTGTTCTTTGCTGAGCTTTGGGGAATGCTGGGAATCGTTGTATCCTTTTCATTCCTCCTGACCCATCTGCTCAGACTAACATCATTGGGCAGGCCTTTCTTGGAGCCTTTGTATCCTCCAAGGGTGACGGATTTCAAAGATGCGATCATTCGGCTGCCTTTTACCATGCAATATAACCGGCCACAATATTTGAGAACAGAAAATCCAGCCCGTTTCAGTGAAAAAAAGGCAAAGGAAAAAAAGGACATCGACGAGTGAGCATTGGAGGTTTTGAAAAAACATGCAGCAGCCCATACCTGAAAGATTGCAAATATCACCTTTTCTCGTCCTTTACCTAATCATGTCCATGCAGATTGGCATCGGGGTCCTTGGCTACCAGCGCATCATTGCCAAGAATGCAGGTTATGATGCTTGGATATCCGTTTTTGCTGCTGGACTGAGTATCCATCTCATCGTTTGGATGATTTATAAAATTTGCGGGACGGTAGAAGGAGACATTGTTGCAGCACATGCCTTTGTTTTTGGCAAAAAAATCGGCAGTATAATAAGCACGGTTTTCATCGTCTACCTGCTGATTTTTGCGATGGCAGTTTTAAGGACTTACCTCGAAGTCGTTCAGGTATGGATGTTCCCGGAAATTAGTACTTTCTGGTACAGTCTTGTCTTTTTGCTTCTTTCAATCTATATCGTTTTTGGCGGTTTTAGAACCGTGACCGGTATCGCTTTTTTCTGTATTGTCCTGCCAAGCTATCTGCTGCTGACATTTGGCTTTGCACTCAAATATGCGGACTTCAGGAATCTGCTGCCAATCCTGGATCATTCTTTAAAAGATATGGCCATCAGTGCTTTCAATATGTCCCTGACGTACATCGGCTTTGAAATACCGCTATTTTTCTACCCATTCATCAAAGATGCGCCTAAATCACAAAAATGGGCCCATCTCGGTGTTTTTTTGACCACCATTATCTATACCGTACTCGCGATCATTACTTTTACTTATTTCTCAGAAGCACAGCTGGCCAAATCCATCTGGGCAACTCTTGAAATGTGGAAAATTGTCAGTATGCCCTTTGTTGAACGATTCGAATATATCGGAATTGCCAACTGGAATCTGATTATCCTCCCTAATATTTGTATCGCTCTTTGGGGAGCCAGCATGATTTTAAAAAGAGCCTTTAAGCTTCGGCAAAAAAAAGGCGTGATTGCCCTTGCTTTCATCTGCTTACTCGCCATGCCTTTTATAGATACAAGGGCAAAGATAAATTTTTTGAATGATTTGGTCGCAAAGATCGGATTCAGCGTGACCTTCCTCTATATCCCATTTTTATTTATTGCAACAATGATCGCCAAGAAGGTGAAAAAAAATGAAAATTAGATTCTTCATAGTTATCTCGCTTATGCTTATGTCCCTATTGCTTACAGGTTGTGTCGAAAAGGAAATCATTGATGATGTGAACATCGAGATGGGCGTAGGTTATGATCAAAAGAATGATAAAATCGAAGGTACTGTCATGGTACCTATCTTTAATCCGGATAAGAAGATCGGCAATTTCACCTTCTCGGCAACGGCTACGAGCAATAGGGATTTAATTCAGGAGATTCAGCGTAAGTCAGCACAGCCAGTCGTAACAGGCTCCCTGGAGATTGCCCTTTTTGGTGAAGAAATCGCCAAAAAAGGAATCAAGGATTTCATTGATGCTTTTGAGCGCGACCCAAGTATCGGTGCCCGGGTATATTTCGCAGTAGCAGATGATAAGGCGAAAGAAATATTATCCGGAACCTATGGAACCAGAGGGAATGCTATTCATTTGTCTCAATTAATCCAGCACAATACGGAAACACGCAATCTGCCGATAACGAACATGCACCTCTACTTATTCGACTTATACCAGGAAGGGATAGATCCCTATCTTCCAATCCTGAAAAAAACGGAACCTGAAATCATCGATATCACAGGAATTGCTTTATTCAAGGATGAAAAAATGGTGAAAGAGCTGCCTTCAGATAAAATGTTCTTCTTTAAGCTTCTTACAGATAAATTCAGTGAAGGAGCTTTTAAATTGGAAGTGGATGGCAAGGATGTCGCGGTAAAAGATTTGGATTCTAAAAACAAGTTCAAACTAAGCAAGCGGAATCCCTACACTGTTGACATTGAGATCAAGGTTGAAGGGCTGATCCGTGAATATACAGGGGAGATGTTGACACCAGGAATCATCAAAAAGATAGAAAAGGAATTTGAGGAGCAAGTCAACAAGGAAACCATGGAAATGATACAGGAATTCCAGGAGATGGGCATCGATCCAGTTGGTTTTGGCCAGTTTATTAAAACAAAAACAAGAGGCTTCGATTTTAAGAGATGGGAAGATGAATATAAAAATTTAACCGTCAATGTAAAAACGGATGTGACTATAACAGAGGTAGGAATTGTTGAATAAAGTAAAAGAGGGACTCCCAGCTGATGTCGGGAATCCCTCTCTTTTTTATGCGGTGGTCGAGAACATGTATTTCTTGTAATGGTACCGGATCGAGAAAATCAAGCTTACTGCAAGCATATTCCCCATCAACGAGCTTCCTCCGTAGCTGATAAATGGCAGCGGGATGCCCGTGATAGGCAGAAGGCCGATGGTCATGCCGATATTCTGGAATACGTGGAAGGTGATCATACTGATGACGCCTACACAAATATAGGTGTAAAAGTCATTCTTCGTTTCCATGCCAATTTTGGTGATTTGGTAAATCAGCAAGAAAAACAAGCTTACAACAATACTTGCTCCAACGAAGCCGAATTCCTCGCCGATGATGCTGAAGATGAAGTCAGTATGGCTTTCGGGCAGGTACACTTCCCTTGTGCCATAGCCCTTCCCCACCGTTTCACCTGAACCGATGGCCAGCAGCGACCTCGTAAGCTGGAAGCCGGTAGTGCTTTGGTAATTATAAGGGTCAAGCCAGGAATAGATCCGACCGAACTGGTATTCCTTCACCCCAAGATATTTTTCAAGGATTTCAGGCTTCCAGATTACAAAATAAAATATGATCGAGATCAGCGTAAGGCCTGTCCCGAAAATTGGCACAAGCAGCTTCCAGGTGATGCCAGAGATGAAAATCATCCCAAGCATGATTGCAATATACACAAGCGAGGTACCCAGGTCAGGCTGCTGCATGACGAGCATGAGCGGCACCATCGTGACAATACCGATTTTAATCAGGAGCCAAAGGTCGGTTTGAATGGATTTAAGCCGGTATTTCTGATGGTGGTCAACAATCACCCTTGCAAGAGCCAGGATGATGAACACCTTCACCAGCTCGGACGGCTGCAGAGTACCCATTGCCGGCACCCTGTACCAGCTTTTCGCACCATTGATGACAGGAGCGATGGTGGAAGGTGCAATGATAAGCCCCATCAGCAAGACCAGCCCAAAGCCATAGGCATACCAGCTCAATTTTTGCAGCTGATCCGAATCGAGAGTGATGACTGCGGCAATGATTCCCGCACCGATGACGTACCAGATGATTTGCTTAATCAAAAAGTTTTCAGATCCATACTGCCCCGTCGTCTGGGCGCTGTAAATAGCGATGCAGCTCGACAGGAAAAGCAGGATCAATATCATAACCAGCCCATAATCGAGCCGGGAATTCGTTTTTGGATTCGAAGTCATTTTTATTCCCCTTTTATATGAAGGCAGTTTTCCAACTGAGAATTATCACGTTATAACTGAAGAACTGTTCAATACTTCATTATATTTTTTTCGACAATAAATCACAACTTCTGACTATGAAATGGTTATTATTACATATCCGAAAATTTTTATTCAGGCAATTTGGCGCAGGGAAATGGATGGAGTTTCCTTTTCAACTTTTTCGCCTTAATGACGGACAGATTTAATGCTGTCTCCTGGATTTTTGTCCGTCATGGCCTTGATGATGGACTGTTTTGCTGTTGTCTCCTGGATTTTTGTCCGTCATAAAGTCAGCTGTAAATTTCCGTGCATAGAGGTGGGACATGTTTCATAGCTTTGTAAGGGACAAAGTCTTTGAAAAAGTGGGGATTCTGTATGCTATCAAAAATTGAAGCTTTCATCCTTGGGATTATCCAGGGACTGACTGAGTTTTTGCCGATCAGCTCTACCGGTCATCTTTATCTGGGCAGAAATTTGTTTGGTCTTGAGGAAGCCGGTCTGCTGCTCGATACGATGCTTCACGTAGGTACACTGCTGGCGGTATTTGTATTTTACAGATATGAGTTTATCAAGATTTTGAAAAATCCGTTTGGGAAGCTGACGTTCCTCCTTGTTGTCGGCACCCTGCCGGCTGTTGTAGTTGGATTGCTTTTTGAGGATTACTTTGATGATATTTCCAAAACCGGCGTGACGATCGGCTGGGAATTCCTGATTACCGGGACGCTGATGTGGTTTGCGGACTCTATCAAAAATGGCCGCAAAAAAATGGATGATATCAGCTATACAGATGCTCTCGTGATTGGCAGCTTCCAGGCAGCAGCGATTTTTCCCGCTATTTCCCGCTCGGGCTTGACGATTGTCACAGCGCTCTGGCGAAAGCTCGACCGCGAGACTGCAGCATACTTCTCTTTCCTCCTGTCGACCCCAGCCATTCTAGGCGCCATCGTTTTGCAAGGAAAAGACCTTTTCAGCGGCGGAAGTGAGACGATTTCGATTCAGGCATTGTTGATTGGCATCATTTCAGCAGCGATTTTCGGATATATCGCTGTAAAATGGATGATTGGCTATTTAAAAAATCACTCTTTGAAGCCTTTTGCGATTTATGTATGGATTATGGGGCTTGTTGTGCTGTATTTTCAGTATGCTGGGCAGTTTTAAAATAGTTTATTGGCGATAACTTGTTTTTATTGGCGGAGTTCACAATTTTATTGGCGATAATTTCGTTTTATTGGCGATTTTCATAACTTTATTGGCGAAAATCCAGATTTATTGGCGAACTGGAAATTTCCGCTGATTTTTTCCAGTTAACGCACTACGAAAAAAGGCACACCGTTCACAAGATGGTGTGCCTTTTCCATTCTATTAGCAGCCGCCGTCTCCGCCCATAAGGACAAGACCTTCACGATACTCGTCATATTCGAGCGACATACCTTGAGTATAGTCGACGATATTGGATTCGATTGCGACTTGGATTTCATTGATTACTATTACATGATCATCTTCTTCCGGCTCCTCCAGAGCCAGACCAATCTGCGGGCCTCCTCAGCCAAAGCCGCCGAAGTACACGCGGATGCCTTCTGCGTTGCGCTCAGCGAGGATTTCTTTTAAAATGTCGCGCGCTTTATCTGAAATCTGCATTCTCCCTTTTCCTTTCTACATCAATTCTGTTTAGTGCTTAGTT
The window above is part of the Mesobacillus jeotgali genome. Proteins encoded here:
- a CDS encoding Ger(x)C family spore germination protein, whose amino-acid sequence is MKIRFFIVISLMLMSLLLTGCVEKEIIDDVNIEMGVGYDQKNDKIEGTVMVPIFNPDKKIGNFTFSATATSNRDLIQEIQRKSAQPVVTGSLEIALFGEEIAKKGIKDFIDAFERDPSIGARVYFAVADDKAKEILSGTYGTRGNAIHLSQLIQHNTETRNLPITNMHLYLFDLYQEGIDPYLPILKKTEPEIIDITGIALFKDEKMVKELPSDKMFFFKLLTDKFSEGAFKLEVDGKDVAVKDLDSKNKFKLSKRNPYTVDIEIKVEGLIREYTGEMLTPGIIKKIEKEFEEQVNKETMEMIQEFQEMGIDPVGFGQFIKTKTRGFDFKRWEDEYKNLTVNVKTDVTITEVGIVE
- a CDS encoding FtsW/RodA/SpoVE family cell cycle protein, with the translated sequence MTSNPKTNSRLDYGLVMILILLFLSSCIAIYSAQTTGQYGSENFLIKQIIWYVIGAGIIAAVITLDSDQLQKLSWYAYGFGLVLLMGLIIAPSTIAPVINGAKSWYRVPAMGTLQPSELVKVFIILALARVIVDHHQKYRLKSIQTDLWLLIKIGIVTMVPLMLVMQQPDLGTSLVYIAIMLGMIFISGITWKLLVPIFGTGLTLISIIFYFVIWKPEILEKYLGVKEYQFGRIYSWLDPYNYQSTTGFQLTRSLLAIGSGETVGKGYGTREVYLPESHTDFIFSIIGEEFGFVGASIVVSLFFLLIYQITKIGMETKNDFYTYICVGVISMITFHVFQNIGMTIGLLPITGIPLPFISYGGSSLMGNMLAVSLIFSIRYHYKKYMFSTTA
- a CDS encoding undecaprenyl-diphosphate phosphatase, which gives rise to MLSKIEAFILGIIQGLTEFLPISSTGHLYLGRNLFGLEEAGLLLDTMLHVGTLLAVFVFYRYEFIKILKNPFGKLTFLLVVGTLPAVVVGLLFEDYFDDISKTGVTIGWEFLITGTLMWFADSIKNGRKKMDDISYTDALVIGSFQAAAIFPAISRSGLTIVTALWRKLDRETAAYFSFLLSTPAILGAIVLQGKDLFSGGSETISIQALLIGIISAAIFGYIAVKWMIGYLKNHSLKPFAIYVWIMGLVVLYFQYAGQF